In Luteitalea sp. TBR-22, one genomic interval encodes:
- a CDS encoding neutral/alkaline non-lysosomal ceramidase N-terminal domain-containing protein: MRSWLMAVALVATLGAATPARAEMRAGVARVDITPAGSMTMYGYANRKCGPSNGVHDPLQAKALVIESGGEAMAIVTLDLGSMVSERLHQQVAERFGIRTLLLSASHTHSAPAFLPFGSAPVSNAAALAYRDEVEARVLDAVGRAKAALAPARLQVARGSLQLGYNRLLPRDDGRSRALFDNLERVPYGPVDPEFVLLRVDGMDGQPRAVLVHYAVHAVVLGPTNCRYSADYPGVLQATAEAGLPGAQVMFVQGGAGDINPLFMARSGDEARDFAVVEAMGKLLGEAVVRASAGATPVPAGREGIAVRREVVTVKDRWDPTQTLDIGIATVLLNGTIGIAAWPGEVMHRLQRDWKARAEVPVPLFYGYTHSGAGTWAGYVPDLRSAAHGGYGADASTRVEIGTGERLLERHLINLYDLQGMWKDAQGKP, from the coding sequence ATGCGTTCATGGCTGATGGCCGTCGCCCTCGTGGCGACACTCGGGGCGGCGACGCCCGCACGGGCCGAGATGCGCGCGGGCGTGGCCCGCGTCGACATCACGCCTGCGGGCTCGATGACGATGTACGGGTATGCCAACCGGAAGTGCGGGCCGTCCAACGGCGTGCACGACCCGCTGCAGGCCAAGGCGCTCGTCATCGAGTCGGGCGGCGAGGCGATGGCCATCGTCACGCTCGACCTCGGCAGCATGGTGTCCGAGCGCCTGCACCAGCAGGTGGCCGAGCGGTTCGGCATCCGCACCTTGCTGCTCTCGGCGTCGCACACGCACTCGGCGCCGGCCTTCCTGCCGTTCGGCAGCGCGCCGGTCAGCAACGCCGCCGCCCTGGCCTATCGTGACGAAGTCGAAGCCAGGGTGCTCGACGCCGTGGGCCGCGCGAAGGCTGCGCTGGCGCCGGCGCGGCTGCAGGTGGCGCGGGGATCGCTGCAACTGGGCTACAACCGCCTGCTGCCGCGCGACGACGGTCGATCGCGCGCGCTGTTCGACAACCTCGAGCGCGTCCCGTACGGACCTGTCGATCCCGAGTTCGTGCTGTTGCGGGTCGACGGGATGGACGGACAGCCGCGCGCGGTGCTCGTCCACTACGCGGTCCACGCCGTGGTGCTCGGCCCCACCAATTGCAGGTACTCGGCGGACTACCCGGGAGTCCTGCAGGCGACCGCGGAGGCCGGCCTCCCGGGCGCACAGGTGATGTTCGTGCAGGGCGGCGCGGGCGACATCAATCCGCTCTTCATGGCACGGTCGGGCGACGAAGCCCGGGATTTCGCGGTCGTCGAGGCGATGGGCAAGCTGCTGGGCGAGGCCGTGGTGCGTGCGTCGGCGGGTGCCACGCCGGTGCCGGCCGGGCGCGAGGGCATCGCGGTGCGGCGCGAGGTGGTCACCGTGAAGGACCGGTGGGACCCCACGCAGACGCTGGACATCGGCATCGCGACGGTGCTGCTCAACGGCACGATCGGGATTGCCGCGTGGCCGGGGGAGGTCATGCACCGACTGCAGCGCGACTGGAAGGCCCGCGCCGAGGTGCCGGTGCCGCTGTTCTACGGCTACACGCACAGCGGCGCCGGCACCTGGGCCGGGTACGTGCCGGACCTGCGATCGGCCGCGCACGGTGGCTACGGCGCCGACGCCAGCACCCGCGTCGAGATCGGGACCGGCGAGCGGTTGCTCGAGCGGCACCTGATCAACCTGTACGACCTGCAGGGGATGTGGAAGGACGCGCAGGGCAAGCCGTAG
- a CDS encoding SgcJ/EcaC family oxidoreductase — protein MLRPTSLAAALLLGALATTGCAPAAPPPPAADSRPALDAPADLAAIKAAREGFMAAYAAGDAAAIGQLYTENAVSEPNHQPSLKGRDAIVASLEAMFAQVMVKATLTPDETRTLGAVGLDRGRYSVTVTPKAGAPPTTTEGRYLVVYVKGEDGKWRVSHDIDNAPGVPAAPPAPAATDAAQPVAKP, from the coding sequence ATGCTGAGACCGACATCCCTTGCCGCCGCCCTGCTGCTCGGCGCGCTCGCCACGACCGGGTGTGCCCCGGCCGCCCCTCCCCCGCCCGCCGCCGACTCCCGGCCGGCGCTCGACGCTCCCGCCGACCTCGCCGCCATCAAGGCCGCCCGCGAAGGGTTCATGGCGGCCTACGCGGCCGGTGACGCCGCGGCGATCGGGCAGTTGTACACCGAGAACGCGGTCTCGGAGCCGAACCACCAGCCGAGCCTGAAGGGCCGCGACGCGATCGTCGCGAGCCTCGAGGCGATGTTCGCGCAGGTCATGGTGAAGGCCACCCTGACGCCCGACGAGACCCGCACGCTCGGCGCCGTCGGCCTCGACCGCGGCCGGTACTCGGTGACGGTCACGCCCAAGGCCGGTGCCCCACCGACCACGACCGAGGGACGGTACCTCGTCGTCTACGTGAAGGGCGAGGACGGCAAGTGGCGCGTGTCGCACGACATCGACAACGCGCCCGGCGTGCCCGCTGCCCCGCCTGCCCCTGCGGCCACCGACGCCGCGCAGCCCGTCGCGAAGCCATGA
- a CDS encoding ankyrin repeat domain-containing protein: protein MASRPCRRLVLPVLLALWGALAAASGPEPRVADAAERAAWAEVRELLARRAPVTVPQVDGMTALHWAVHHDEVGVVEGLLRAGADVRASTRYGVTPLSLACTNGSAPIARLLLEAGAGPNDALPGGETPLMTAARAGATDVVALLLARGANVGARDERRGQDALMWAAAEGHADVVAELVKAGADVHGRAPSGFTPLLFAAREGRLEAVRALLKAGARVDDVVPPDGPGPRRRGYGGVPPAGTTPLLIAVRNGHLDVAAALLEAGANAAADGTGYTALHAITVLRKPGVGDNDPAPEGSGTLDSLDLVTRLVAAGADVNARMTRRVNLNNTRLDERGATPFLLAALTADVPLMKRLLAVGADPTATTADGSTALMLAAGLATRSPGEDAGTEAEVVEALQFLLDLGADPNAVDRHGETAMHAAAYKNLPKAVKLLASRGARIDVWNRPDEFGWTPLAIAVGYRFGNFKPSPETEAAVREVMIAAGVTPPAVVKAKLQEVY, encoded by the coding sequence ATGGCCTCGCGCCCCTGCCGTCGACTCGTGCTCCCGGTGCTGCTGGCGCTCTGGGGCGCACTCGCCGCGGCGAGCGGGCCGGAACCGCGCGTCGCCGACGCGGCCGAGCGGGCGGCCTGGGCGGAGGTGCGGGAACTGCTCGCCCGTCGGGCGCCGGTGACCGTGCCGCAGGTCGACGGCATGACGGCCCTGCACTGGGCCGTGCACCACGACGAGGTCGGCGTCGTCGAGGGCCTGCTGCGCGCCGGCGCCGACGTGCGTGCGTCGACCCGGTACGGCGTGACGCCGCTGTCGTTGGCGTGCACCAACGGGAGCGCGCCGATCGCCCGCCTGTTGCTCGAGGCCGGCGCCGGGCCGAACGATGCCTTGCCCGGCGGGGAGACGCCGCTGATGACGGCGGCACGCGCCGGCGCGACCGACGTCGTCGCGTTGCTGCTGGCCCGCGGCGCCAACGTCGGGGCGCGCGACGAGCGGCGCGGGCAGGACGCGCTCATGTGGGCGGCCGCCGAAGGCCATGCCGACGTCGTCGCCGAGCTCGTGAAGGCGGGCGCCGACGTGCACGGTCGCGCGCCGTCGGGGTTCACGCCCCTGCTGTTCGCGGCGCGCGAAGGACGGCTCGAGGCGGTGCGCGCGCTGCTGAAGGCCGGCGCGCGCGTCGACGACGTCGTTCCCCCCGATGGCCCCGGCCCTCGTCGTCGGGGCTACGGCGGGGTCCCGCCGGCGGGGACGACGCCGTTGCTGATCGCGGTGCGCAACGGACATCTCGACGTCGCCGCGGCGTTGCTCGAGGCCGGCGCCAACGCGGCAGCGGACGGCACGGGGTACACCGCGCTCCACGCGATCACCGTGCTGCGCAAGCCGGGCGTCGGCGACAACGATCCAGCGCCCGAGGGATCCGGGACGCTCGACAGCCTCGACCTCGTGACGCGACTGGTGGCCGCCGGCGCCGACGTGAACGCGCGGATGACGCGCCGCGTCAACCTGAACAACACGCGGCTCGACGAGCGCGGCGCCACGCCCTTCCTGCTCGCGGCCCTGACCGCCGACGTGCCGCTGATGAAGCGCCTGCTGGCGGTCGGCGCCGACCCCACCGCCACCACCGCGGACGGCTCGACCGCCCTCATGCTCGCGGCGGGACTCGCGACGCGGTCGCCGGGCGAGGACGCCGGTACGGAGGCCGAGGTCGTGGAGGCGCTGCAGTTCCTGCTCGATCTGGGCGCGGATCCGAACGCCGTGGACAGGCACGGCGAGACGGCGATGCACGCCGCCGCCTACAAGAACCTGCCGAAGGCCGTGAAGCTGCTGGCGTCGCGCGGCGCCCGAATCGACGTGTGGAACCGCCCCGACGAGTTCGGCTGGACGCCCCTGGCGATTGCCGTCGGCTATCGCTTCGGCAACTTCAAGCCATCGCCGGAGACCGAGGCCGCCGTTCGCGAGGTGATGATCGCCGCCGGTGTCACGCCACCGGCGGTGGTCAAGGCGAAGCTGCAGGAAGTGTACTAG
- a CDS encoding glycosyltransferase, with translation MSTFLFTLVDGGGNVPAQLAIARRLAGRGHTVHVLADRVLADAVESAGCRFLTWTCAPQHNMRDRAADTVRDWEPSSPPAQLRRIGEQVMFGPASRYARDVLDAIDRTTPQALAVDCLLFGAMAAAERSRLPAATLFHYPFHAPVEGFTPLGFGLKPARSVLGRARDAVMLGLARRVFAFGLPPLNEARVALGLPPVAFVFEQLLRLPRALVLTSREYDFVPSGLPAHVRYVGPQLDDPSWPEPWSSPWPDDAGEPLVLVSLGSTYQRQDEAFRRIVEALGALPVRGLATLGSLAAPSWAPPPNVRLVASARHASVLPHASAVVCHGGHGTVLKSLAHGLPVLVMPFGRDQKDNGARVEACGAGLVTSPRASTQRIASDLRRLLEEGGFREAARRMAEVIARDVREDRAVAEMEALASTLPAASP, from the coding sequence TTGAGCACCTTCCTGTTCACCCTCGTCGACGGCGGCGGCAACGTCCCCGCGCAGCTCGCCATCGCGCGGCGCCTGGCGGGCCGCGGGCACACGGTCCACGTGCTCGCCGACCGCGTACTCGCCGATGCGGTCGAGTCGGCCGGCTGTCGGTTCCTGACGTGGACGTGCGCACCGCAGCACAACATGCGCGATCGCGCCGCCGACACCGTTCGCGACTGGGAGCCCTCGTCGCCTCCGGCGCAACTGCGCCGCATCGGCGAGCAGGTGATGTTCGGCCCGGCCTCCCGGTACGCGCGCGACGTGCTCGACGCGATCGATCGCACCACCCCGCAGGCGCTCGCGGTCGACTGCCTGCTGTTCGGGGCCATGGCCGCCGCCGAGCGCTCCAGGCTGCCGGCCGCGACGCTGTTCCACTACCCGTTCCATGCCCCCGTCGAGGGCTTCACGCCGCTCGGGTTCGGACTGAAGCCGGCGCGGAGCGTGCTGGGGCGCGCCAGGGATGCCGTGATGCTCGGGCTCGCCCGCCGCGTGTTCGCCTTCGGCCTGCCTCCGCTGAACGAAGCCCGCGTGGCGCTGGGCCTGCCTCCCGTGGCTTTCGTGTTCGAGCAGTTGCTGCGCCTGCCCCGCGCGCTGGTCCTGACGAGCCGCGAATACGACTTCGTGCCGAGCGGGCTGCCTGCGCACGTGCGCTACGTGGGGCCGCAGCTCGACGATCCGTCGTGGCCAGAGCCATGGAGCTCGCCATGGCCCGACGACGCCGGGGAGCCGCTGGTACTCGTCTCGCTCGGATCCACGTACCAGCGACAAGACGAGGCCTTCCGCCGGATCGTCGAGGCGCTCGGCGCGCTGCCGGTGCGTGGGCTCGCGACGCTCGGCAGCCTCGCCGCGCCCTCGTGGGCACCGCCGCCGAACGTGCGCCTGGTGGCGTCCGCGCGGCACGCGTCGGTGCTGCCTCATGCCTCCGCGGTCGTGTGCCACGGCGGACACGGCACGGTGCTCAAGTCGCTCGCGCACGGCCTGCCCGTGCTGGTGATGCCGTTCGGCCGCGACCAGAAGGACAACGGGGCACGGGTGGAAGCGTGCGGGGCCGGACTGGTGACGTCGCCGCGTGCGTCGACGCAACGCATCGCCAGCGACCTGCGTCGCCTGCTCGAGGAAGGTGGCTTTCGCGAGGCGGCACGCCGGATGGCCGAGGTCATCGCCCGCGACGTCCGCGAGGACCGCGCCGTCGCCGAGATGGAGGCCCTGGCTAGTACACTTCCTGCAGCTTCGCCTTGA
- a CDS encoding cyclopropane-fatty-acyl-phospholipid synthase family protein has protein sequence MVLGLCLLSPSLAVGQAVQDPPKPFEPVSGQAGKDVVWVPTPQSTVDAMLDLARLTPQDHLVDLGSGNGITVITAARRGATATGVEFNPDMVALARRKAEEAGVSARATFVQGDLFEADLSKATVITLFLLPEINMKLRPKLLDLPPGTRVVSNSFDMEDWEPDVRTTVPECTSWCTAMAWVVPAKVGGTWRMGKETLTLSQSFQNVTGTLGAVPVTAGKLAGAVLTFTAGGRTYTGRVEGDRLAGDGWSATRVP, from the coding sequence GTGGTCCTGGGACTCTGCCTGCTGTCGCCCTCGCTGGCGGTCGGCCAGGCGGTGCAGGATCCGCCCAAGCCCTTCGAGCCCGTCAGTGGTCAGGCGGGCAAGGACGTCGTGTGGGTGCCGACGCCCCAGTCCACGGTCGATGCGATGCTCGACCTGGCCAGGCTGACGCCGCAGGACCACCTCGTCGACCTCGGCTCCGGCAACGGCATCACCGTGATCACCGCGGCCAGGCGTGGCGCCACCGCGACCGGCGTCGAGTTCAACCCGGACATGGTGGCGCTCGCGCGTCGCAAGGCCGAGGAGGCCGGCGTCTCGGCCCGCGCGACGTTCGTGCAGGGCGACCTGTTCGAGGCCGACCTCTCCAAAGCGACGGTCATCACGCTCTTCCTGCTGCCGGAAATCAACATGAAGCTGCGCCCGAAGCTGCTCGACCTGCCGCCGGGTACGCGGGTCGTCTCCAACTCCTTCGACATGGAGGACTGGGAGCCCGACGTCCGGACCACGGTGCCCGAGTGCACGTCGTGGTGCACGGCGATGGCGTGGGTCGTCCCGGCCAAGGTGGGAGGCACCTGGCGGATGGGGAAGGAAACACTGACCCTGTCGCAGTCCTTCCAGAACGTCACCGGCACGCTGGGCGCCGTCCCGGTGACCGCTGGCAAACTGGCGGGGGCGGTCCTCACCTTCACCGCAGGCGGGCGTACGTACACGGGGCGGGTCGAGGGCGATCGACTGGCAGGCGATGGCTGGTCGGCCACCCGCGTGCCCTGA
- a CDS encoding Gfo/Idh/MocA family protein, whose protein sequence is MTTIGWGIIGCGDVTEVKSGPGFQKAEGSALVAVMRRTAHLAEDYARRHGVPRWYGDAEALVSDPEVDAVYVATPPDGHLPYTRLAAAHRKPVYVEKPMARTHGECVAMIEACRDAGVPLFTAYYRRALPRFLKVKALLEEGAIGAPRAVAIQLSRRHVTTEGAPPWRVVPEIAGGGLFVDLASHTLDLLDFLLGPISGVTGGAANQGGHYAAEDIVAASLVFDSGVRGSGLWCFTADHDADRVEILGTSGRITFSTFDDVPVVLTRAMAQEAFAIPHPAHVQQPLIQAVVNDLRGLGACPSTGESGARASWVMDRLLRP, encoded by the coding sequence GTGACCACGATCGGGTGGGGCATCATCGGCTGCGGCGACGTGACGGAAGTGAAGAGCGGGCCCGGGTTCCAGAAGGCGGAGGGCTCCGCGCTGGTCGCCGTGATGCGGCGGACCGCGCACCTCGCCGAGGACTACGCGCGGCGGCACGGCGTGCCCCGGTGGTACGGCGATGCCGAGGCGCTCGTCTCCGACCCCGAGGTCGATGCGGTGTACGTCGCCACTCCACCTGACGGCCACCTGCCGTACACGCGCCTGGCCGCGGCCCACCGCAAGCCCGTGTACGTCGAGAAGCCCATGGCCCGCACGCACGGCGAGTGCGTCGCCATGATCGAGGCGTGTCGTGACGCAGGCGTCCCGCTCTTCACGGCCTACTACCGTCGCGCCCTGCCACGCTTCCTGAAGGTCAAGGCGCTCCTCGAGGAGGGCGCGATCGGCGCGCCGCGCGCCGTGGCCATCCAGCTGTCGCGGCGACACGTGACGACGGAGGGCGCCCCGCCCTGGCGGGTCGTGCCCGAGATCGCGGGCGGCGGGCTGTTCGTGGATCTCGCCTCGCACACGCTCGACCTGCTCGACTTCCTGCTCGGGCCCATCTCCGGCGTCACGGGCGGGGCGGCCAACCAGGGCGGGCACTACGCCGCCGAAGACATCGTGGCGGCCTCGCTCGTCTTCGACTCGGGCGTGCGCGGCAGCGGCCTGTGGTGCTTCACGGCCGACCACGATGCCGACCGCGTCGAGATCCTCGGGACCAGCGGCCGGATCACTTTCTCGACCTTCGACGACGTGCCGGTGGTGCTGACCAGGGCGATGGCGCAGGAGGCGTTCGCGATTCCTCACCCCGCGCACGTCCAGCAGCCGCTCATCCAGGCCGTCGTGAATGACCTGCGTGGCCTGGGCGCCTGCCCGAGCACCGGGGAGAGCGGCGCCCGCGCGTCGTGGGTGATGGACCGGTTGCTGCGGCCTTGA
- a CDS encoding TetR/AcrR family transcriptional regulator — protein MRPPPPPRRPYRMGARAEAAERTLDRIHEAATALFRTRPFAEVTLQAVAEGAGVTLQTVLRRCGSKERLFQEASSRFAAQVERSRKVAATDDVAGAVGTLVASYEAMGDLAWNGLVQEDHQPLIRARYVEARAMHRRWVEATFGSVLAGLRRAERERRVLLLFGTTDFYLWKLYRRDLGLGRRATTARLVDHVEAVLATFRSAN, from the coding sequence ATGAGGCCCCCGCCACCGCCCCGTCGTCCCTACCGGATGGGCGCCCGCGCCGAAGCGGCCGAGCGCACGCTGGACCGCATCCACGAGGCCGCCACGGCGCTGTTCCGGACCCGACCCTTCGCGGAGGTCACGCTGCAGGCGGTGGCCGAGGGCGCCGGCGTGACGCTGCAGACGGTGCTGCGGCGCTGCGGCTCGAAGGAACGCCTCTTCCAGGAGGCCTCCTCCCGCTTCGCCGCGCAGGTCGAGCGGAGCCGGAAGGTGGCGGCGACCGACGACGTCGCCGGCGCCGTAGGCACGCTGGTGGCCAGCTACGAGGCGATGGGGGATCTCGCGTGGAACGGGCTCGTGCAGGAGGATCACCAGCCTCTCATCCGCGCGCGGTACGTCGAGGCGCGCGCCATGCACCGCCGCTGGGTGGAGGCGACGTTCGGGTCGGTGCTGGCCGGGCTCCGGCGCGCCGAGCGCGAGCGGCGCGTCCTGCTGCTGTTCGGCACCACCGACTTCTACCTGTGGAAGCTGTACCGGCGCGACCTCGGCCTCGGCCGTCGTGCCACCACGGCGCGGCTCGTCGACCACGTCGAGGCCGTGCTCGCCACCTTCCGGAGCGCCAATTGA